The Myxococcus virescens genomic interval GCCGCCAGGCCGCCTCCCCCGCGGCGCCCACGTCCGGCCCCAGGCAAGTCCGGAAGTCGGCCCGCCGCCGCGCCGCCGCCCGACTCGGACTCCACCAACATCCGGAGCATGGAGGACGTCGCCCGCAGTGCGCCGCAGCAGCGTGCGGCGCGTGCAGCGGCGCCTCGGCCCGCGCCTCGCAAGGCGCCCGCTCCCGAGCCCGCGGCCTCGGTGGACCCGTGGGACCGCTCGGACTCGTACGACCGGGGCAGCGCCGTCACCGACCCGGATGAGCTCATCCGTGACGCGAAGGAGCTGTTCGCTCAGCTCCAGGGCGGCGACAAGGTCGCGTTCTGGGGCGCGGCGGTGGTGCTGATGTCCTGCTTCATGCCGTGGAAGGAGACGGCGGTGGATGGGGACGTGCTCGGCCTGATGAGCCTGGGCGCGGGCGCCTTCATCATGTCCATCCTCCTGCTCACGGCCGTCACGGTGCGCGTCAAGGGCTCGCTCCCGAACGTGAACCCGGTGGTGCCGTGGATGGGCCAGCTCATCATCAGCATCGTGTGCCTCATCTGGTGCGTCGTGTTCATCAAGGTGTCGTCCGACACGACGATGGTGCCCACGCCCATCGGCAACTCGGAGATGATGAACTCGTCGCCCAGCTTCGGCGTCTACGTGGCCATCCTGGGCGCGGTCGCCACGCTGGGCGGCACGCTGCTGGGGCTCAAGGGCCAGTCCTCGCACTGAGCCTCCGCGCCCCGAATGAAAAAGCGCTGCCGCCCTCCGCGGCAGCGGGCTAGCGTCACCGGCCACCATGTCCGACGCCTCTCCCCTCTCCCGTCTCACCGCCGCGCTCGACGCGGCCGTCTTCGGACAGCAGCGCGTGCTGGAGGACCTGGTGACGGCCTTCCTCGCGCGCGGCCACGTGCTGCTGGAGGGCGTGCCCGGCGTGGCCAAGACGCTCACCGCGCGCAGCATGGCCGGCGCGCTGGGGCTGCTCTTCACGCGCATCCAGTTCACCCCGGACCTGATGCCGGCGGACATCCTGGGCACCAACGTCTTCCAGCCCCAGGACCACGCCTTCCGCCTCGTGAAGGGCCCCATCTTCACGGAGGTGGTGGTCGCGGACGAAATCAACCGCACCCCGCCCAAGACGCAGGCCGCGCTCCTGGAGGCCATGGAGGAGCGGCAGGTCACCATCGACGGCGTGTCCCACGCGCTGCCGCCCCACTTCTTCGTGGTGGCCACGCAGAACCCCCTGGAGCTGGAGGGCACCTACCCGCTGCCGGAGGCCCAGCTGGACCGCTTCCTCATGCGCGTACGCGTGGGCTACCCGGAGGCATCGGCGGAGACGACGATGCTCCGCGCCTTCCACCAGCGCGAAGGCAAGCCGGCCACCACCCGCCAGGTGCTGGATGCGCCCACGCTGCTGGAGCTGCAGTCGCACGCCGCCCGCGTGTCGTGTGACGACTCCATCATCCAGTACGTGGTGGCCATCGTCCGGGAGACGCGCACCAACCCGCGCGTGCGCCTGGGCGCCAGCCCCCGCTCGGCCCAGGCGCTGCTCGCGGCCTCCAAGGCCCGCGCCGCGCTGATGGGCACGGACTTCGTCACCCCGGATGACGTCAAGGCCGTCACCTTCAGCGTCCTCAACCACCGGCTGCTCCTCAAGGCCGAGGCCGAGGTGGAAGGCATCACCGCGGACGACGTGCTGAAGCAGACGCTCGAGCGGGTCCGAGTGCCCCGGTGAGCGCCGGGCGCCCCGTCCCCACCGGCCTCGCCGTGGCCCTGCTGGCGGCGGGTCTCCTCCCGGCGGCGCTCGCGGTGGCCAGCCCCGCGTTCGGCTGGCTCGCGCTGGCGACGGACGTGGCCGTGCTGGCCCTCTGCGCCGTGGACTTCCTCCGGGCCCCACGCGCCCAGAGCGTCCGCGTCTGGCGGCGCGTGGAGCCCGTCCTCTCCTCCGGCACGCGCAACGCCGTGCACGTGACGCTGGAGCGCCAGAACGCCGGCACCGCGCCGCTGCACGTGGAGGTCCGCGACGAGCCGCCCGAGGACATGGCCAGCAGCGGGCACCGGCAATCCCTCACCCTGCCCGCGGCACGGACCACGCCCCAAGAGCTCACCTACTTCGTCACGCCGCCTTCGCGGGGTGACGCCCGCTTCGGGGACGTGCACCTGCGGCTGCGAGGCCCCCTAGGCCTGTGCGCGCGACAGGTCCGCGTCCCCGCGACGATGGACGTCAAGGTGTACCCGGACCTCACCGCGCTCACCCGCGAAGCACTGGCGCTGGCCCACGCCTCGGACGCCCCTTCCGCGCGCACGCAGCGGCGGCGCGCCTCGGAGGGCCGGGAGTTCGAGTCGCTGCGCGAGTACCGCCCCGGCGACGACTACCGCCACATCGACTGGAAGGCGTCCGCGCGCCACGCCCACACCCTGGTGCGCACGTGGCAGCCGGAGCAGCACCAGCCGGTGCTCCTGCTGCTCGACTGCGGCCGGCACATGGCGGGCCGCATCCAGGAGCGGCGCAAGCTGGACCATGCGGTGGACGCGGCGCTGCGGCTGGCGCGCGTGGGCCTGGAGGCCGGTGACGTGGTCGGCGTGCTGGCGTTCGCCAGCGGCGTGCGGGCCTACCTGCCGCCACGCAAGGGCCGCGAGCACCTGCGGCTCATCACCGAATCGCTCTACCGCACCGAGGCCGCGCTCGAGGAGAGCGACTACGGCCGCGCCTTCGACTTCGCCTTCGCACGCCAGACGCGGCGCGCCCTGGTGGTGCTGTTCACGGACCTGGTGGACCCGGACGCCTCCGCCAGCCTCCTCACGCGCACGCTGGCGCTGCGCCCCCGGCACCTGCCCGTCGTCGCCTCACTGTTGGACGAGGACGTCCAGGCGGCGGCCCACGGTGTGCCCACACAGACGCAGGATGCCTACGCGCGCCAGGCCGCGGCACGGCTGGAGACGGAGTACCGGCGGACGGCCACCACCCTGCGGGACGCGGGCGCGCTGGTGATCCGAGCCCCCGCGCGCGGCTTCGGCGCGGCCACGCTCAACGCCTACCTGGACGTGAAGGCGCGCGGACTGCTCTAGGCCTCTGCGTCAAGTCCAGCGAAAGTTTTGTACGCAGTGTGCAGTCAACGTGTTTCGACGCCGCTCGCAAAGAAGCATGCCAATCGCGCGGAGGCCGATTTTTCGGCCTCGGACACGACCCCCTTTACAGATAGGCGCGCGTCAACAAAATGGCCGGTCCTCGCCCGCCGTGACGGTGGGCGACCTCGAAAACACCACGGATGGAGACGGTCTTGGCGGAGGTCGCGAGGGGATTCAGGGTGGAGGTTGAGGCGGACGCGGCGGCGGCGGCGGTGGCGGCACGGATGGAGTCCGAGTCGGCGGCGGCCCCCACGGCGTTGACGCCCTTCCATGAGCGGCTGCTGGCAGAGGAACTGCTGGCCCGCAGCGGTGACACGCAGCAACGGCTGGCGGGAGCGCTGTCGGAAGCGAAGGTGGACCTCAACCCGCACCAGGTCGAAGGCGCCATGTTCGCGCTCGACTCGCTGTCGCGCGGCGGCTGCATGCTGGGCGACGAGGTCGGCCTGGGGAAGACCATTGAGGCGGGGCTCGTCATCGCCCAGCTGATGGCCGAGGGGAAGTCGCGCATCCTCATCCTGGCGCCCGCCACGCTGCGCGCGCAGTGGAACAGCGAATTGCGGGAGAAGTTCGACCTGGACAGCGTCCTGGTGGACGGCCGCACCGTGCGCGCCACCGGGAACTGCTTCGACCAGCCCTTCCCCGTCATCTGCTCGCACCCCTTCGCGGCGAACAAGGCGCACCTGACGGCGGAGATTCCGTGGGACTTGGTGGTCATCGACGAGGCCCACCGCCTGCGCAACGCGCACCGGGCCAACAACAAGATGGGCCAGGCCCTGAAGGCGTCCCTGGCCGGCAAGCCCAAGCTGCTGCTCACCGCCACCCCGCTCCAGAATGACTTGATGGAGCTGTTCGGGCTGATGTCCCTGCTGGACGAGCAGATCCTCGGGCCCGAGCACGCCTTCCGCAGCCGCTACCGGACGGACGAGGCCGGTGGCATGCCGGAGGCCGCAGCCATCGAGCTGAAGGAGCGGCTGGCCCCCGTGGTGCAGCGCACCCTGCGCCGGCAGGTGCGCGAATACGTCCGCTACACCAACCGCCGCTCCATCGTGGAGGACTTCACCCCCTCCCCGGAGGAGCACGACCTCTACGAGAAGGTCAGCGAGTACCTCCAGCGCTCCGAGGCCGCGGCGATTGAGCCCGGCAAGAAGACGCTGCTGACGCTCTGCTACCGCAAGCTGCTGGCGTCCTCCACCTACGCCATCGCCCCCACGCTCCGCCGGCTGTCGGACAACCTGGAGAAGCGGCTCCAGGCGGCGAAGCTGGGCCAGCAGGCCCTGGCGATGTTCGAGCCCGAGGAGGCCAAGCAGTTCGTCGAGGAGGGCGAGGAGTGGTCGGACGACCCGGCCAAGGCGCCCAACGTCCGCGCGCTGGAGCAGGAGGTCTGGGAGCTGCGCCAGTACGCGGACCTGGCGGACTCCATCAAGGTCAACGCCAAGGGCGAGGCGCTCAAGCGCGGCCTGGACCGGACCTTCGCCGTGATGAAGTCGCACGGCTGGCCGGAGAAGGCGCTCATCTTCACCGAGTCCAAGCGCACGCAGCAGTACCTCTTCAACCTCCTGTCGGAGAGCGGCTACCAGGGGAAGATCTCCCTGCTGTCCGGAGACGCGGGCACGCCCGAGGACCGGCGCGCGCTGGTGGAGGAGTTCCGCCACCGCACGCAGATCCTCATCTGCACCGAGGCGGGCGCCGAGGGCCTCAACCTCCAGTTCTGCAACCTGGTGGTGAACTACGACCTGCCCTGGAACCCGCAGCGCGTGGAGCAGCGCATCGGCCGCTGCCACCGGTACGGCCAGCAGCGGGACGTGCTGGTCATCAACTTCCTCAACCGGATGAACGCGGCGGACGCCCGCCTCTTCGAGCTGCTGGAGAAGAAGCTGAACCTCTTCGACGGCGTGTTCGGCGCGTCCGACGAAATCCTGGGCGCGCTGGAGAGCGGCGTCGACTTCGAGCGGCGCGTCCTGGACATCTACCAGTCCTGCCGGAAGCCCGAGGACATCAACATCGCCTTCGACAAGCTCCGCGAGGAGT includes:
- a CDS encoding DUF58 domain-containing protein codes for the protein MSAGRPVPTGLAVALLAAGLLPAALAVASPAFGWLALATDVAVLALCAVDFLRAPRAQSVRVWRRVEPVLSSGTRNAVHVTLERQNAGTAPLHVEVRDEPPEDMASSGHRQSLTLPAARTTPQELTYFVTPPSRGDARFGDVHLRLRGPLGLCARQVRVPATMDVKVYPDLTALTREALALAHASDAPSARTQRRRASEGREFESLREYRPGDDYRHIDWKASARHAHTLVRTWQPEQHQPVLLLLDCGRHMAGRIQERRKLDHAVDAALRLARVGLEAGDVVGVLAFASGVRAYLPPRKGREHLRLITESLYRTEAALEESDYGRAFDFAFARQTRRALVVLFTDLVDPDASASLLTRTLALRPRHLPVVASLLDEDVQAAAHGVPTQTQDAYARQAAARLETEYRRTATTLRDAGALVIRAPARGFGAATLNAYLDVKARGLL
- a CDS encoding SNF2-related protein, coding for METVLAEVARGFRVEVEADAAAAAVAARMESESAAAPTALTPFHERLLAEELLARSGDTQQRLAGALSEAKVDLNPHQVEGAMFALDSLSRGGCMLGDEVGLGKTIEAGLVIAQLMAEGKSRILILAPATLRAQWNSELREKFDLDSVLVDGRTVRATGNCFDQPFPVICSHPFAANKAHLTAEIPWDLVVIDEAHRLRNAHRANNKMGQALKASLAGKPKLLLTATPLQNDLMELFGLMSLLDEQILGPEHAFRSRYRTDEAGGMPEAAAIELKERLAPVVQRTLRRQVREYVRYTNRRSIVEDFTPSPEEHDLYEKVSEYLQRSEAAAIEPGKKTLLTLCYRKLLASSTYAIAPTLRRLSDNLEKRLQAAKLGQQALAMFEPEEAKQFVEEGEEWSDDPAKAPNVRALEQEVWELRQYADLADSIKVNAKGEALKRGLDRTFAVMKSHGWPEKALIFTESKRTQQYLFNLLSESGYQGKISLLSGDAGTPEDRRALVEEFRHRTQILICTEAGAEGLNLQFCNLVVNYDLPWNPQRVEQRIGRCHRYGQQRDVLVINFLNRMNAADARLFELLEKKLNLFDGVFGASDEILGALESGVDFERRVLDIYQSCRKPEDINIAFDKLREELEGRISKRMTEMRSVVLERFDGDVRRRLRGQNEQTKEALAKRQQEARALTASVLGSRNSGRLEVAKAAYAVKERTQDAVSYLQLDAAGLPSRLARLAGSEGWWFAYKFETTGLKPEEKLAHLVLVRDRDGFRALPIADGAHFVKLAAKPERRRQPAPVSVQLMQEQALMAAKDEIVRAAERRNALELDKAKERADRYVEDCLMESREAVEAARQTWIEARKQVGLAEDIADKAKARANSDRMEREYRRKLSSLRNEEEKRYASKDRQLADLANKAKVTEKRALIASAYFWLS
- a CDS encoding AAA family ATPase, which codes for MSDASPLSRLTAALDAAVFGQQRVLEDLVTAFLARGHVLLEGVPGVAKTLTARSMAGALGLLFTRIQFTPDLMPADILGTNVFQPQDHAFRLVKGPIFTEVVVADEINRTPPKTQAALLEAMEERQVTIDGVSHALPPHFFVVATQNPLELEGTYPLPEAQLDRFLMRVRVGYPEASAETTMLRAFHQREGKPATTRQVLDAPTLLELQSHAARVSCDDSIIQYVVAIVRETRTNPRVRLGASPRSAQALLAASKARAALMGTDFVTPDDVKAVTFSVLNHRLLLKAEAEVEGITADDVLKQTLERVRVPR